The following is a genomic window from Bombina bombina isolate aBomBom1 chromosome 3, aBomBom1.pri, whole genome shotgun sequence.
AGATTGTTTTTAAtgtcttttattttttagaccttTAAATCACCTTTAAAGGGATTACATTTTTGCTTGTGTTTTAAATATTTGGTAAAACTGACATCAAATTCTGATAATAGTTATAAAGCAATTGAGCTCTCAAGTTacaaaagacaattttataatCCAAACTTCCTCCCTAGTACTTATCTAGACCCAGGGCTgacgcttgtgagctgctggtgcaatgctgaatacggcgagcgtattgctcgccctattcagcgaggtctgtcggacctgatccgcactgttggatcaggtccgacagaccttgataactagaggcctatggctGATGGGCTGAACATGTTATGGGTTCTGTTTACTTTCAGTGTTCTTTAGGGTTCATTTTTAAGCTCTACAAAGTAAAAACTTTTTTACATAGGTTTGAAACATTTCATCTCTCATTCCATAAATGAAAGGGCTTAGAAACCTTGGCAAACACATTAAGAAGAAGAAATTAAGTAAAGGCAATATGGCAACATATGTTCTTAGGTATGTCTCTGTAATGGAATAGGTGAAAGCAAGCATGCATAACATCAGCTGGATCGCGTGCAACATGACTGTTTTTCCTGCCTTAGATGCAGATGCCGTGCTTGAGTCAATCTTCATTGCAACCAACATGATTTCAATGTAGGTGACAATAATTATCAATGCCACCAAAGAAAATGTGAAGGTATGAGTGAATGCGCGAATGTTGTTTTGTACCGTAGTTATTGTAAACGTAGCTCTGGAGCAAATCACAGAGAGCAAAAAATAGTTCTTCTCTACTGTGGAGGTCAaagaaataaaatcagcaataTTAGGTATGAGTCCAACAGCCCAAATAATGATTATGGCAACATTGGCTTTTTGTCTGTTACATATCTCTGCATGGCGCAGAGGAAAGCAAATAGCGATATATCGCTCAAGAGCCATGGCTGCCAGGTTGTATGGAGTGACCTTAAAGGACGTTGAAGTTACAGTGACCAGAATGTAGCAAATTGGCACAGGAATATGTACTATATGCGTAGTAGCAAAAACTAAAAAAAGTCCCAGGACAAGATATATTGTATCGTTGATAAGCATGTGGACAAATAGAATGTAGCGAGGGTTCTCTTTTATGTGAGCTGAGTTGAAGTAGAGCCTCAAGATACCTGTGATGAAACACAAGAACACACACAGGCAAAAAAAAGTCAGGATATAGAGAGATATCCTCACAATTTCAATGTTCTTGATGTTGTACACAGACATCTGTGTCATGTTACTGTATTCAGATGTAGAATTCATCACAAACGGCCGGTGCAGTTT
Proteins encoded in this region:
- the LOC128652685 gene encoding odorant receptor 131-2-like; its protein translation is MPSETASEHRAVKRNSHVEDINTVQVFLMEWCFEISVKKIRKLRNHSGLQRLKKLHRPFVMNSTSEYSNMTQMSVYNIKNIEIVRISLYILTFFCLCVFLCFITGILRLYFNSAHIKENPRYILFVHMLINDTIYLVLGLFLVFATTHIVHIPVPICYILVTVTSTSFKVTPYNLAAMALERYIAICFPLRHAEICNRQKANVAIIIIWAVGLIPNIADFISLTSTVEKNYFLLSVICSRATFTITTVQNNIRAFTHTFTFSLVALIIIVTYIEIMLVAMKIDSSTASASKAGKTVMLHAIQLMLCMLAFTYSITETYLRTYVAILPLLNFFFLMCLPRFLSPFIYGMRDEMFQTYNAKEQYPQKQTKFIPPPPYSQAPPSYTNENRFKTTIGKSSDVPSEELPRRTLRPFIKTPDRYGFGNGSVRYRAKGTGGQDRYQERETRSVERGDISVTPATTKKVGKIKKSLSDIPEESKDE